The following proteins come from a genomic window of Mycolicibacterium rufum:
- the satS gene encoding protein export chaperone SatS — MAADIVPIGLSLTKGDVYTLWAPRWRADGDEWEAFLGKDEDLYVLDSVADLAAFVRTNTDNDLVDHPAWEKLTEANAHTLQPTEEHSYDLAGFEEILSNKPTEDSVRTLHRALSVVSSIGSVCELPAVTKFFNGNPLLGTVGGGVESYAGRAGRKRWAEIEKIINRGWDAVIESIDEIITKPDVDAAAVEKAQAELDAPAPEIEDDVVIDDIVDTEEEADELTAAAETKVLGSDEDFWARVGIDPVRIMTSGGTFFTLRCYLDDRPIFLGRNGRISVFGSERALARYLADEHDHDLSDLATYDDIRTAATDGSLRVEVTDDNIYVLSGIVDDLAEGPDALDHDQLELAVELLRDIADYAEDTSVAAKLEKDTALGRLISFALEPASVSRPSAPYADAVTQWESLERFVESRLRSE; from the coding sequence ATGGCTGCAGACATCGTGCCGATCGGGCTGAGCTTGACCAAGGGCGACGTGTACACGCTGTGGGCACCGCGGTGGCGCGCCGACGGCGACGAATGGGAAGCGTTTCTCGGTAAGGACGAGGATCTGTACGTCCTCGACTCCGTCGCCGACCTGGCGGCGTTCGTGCGCACGAACACCGACAACGACCTCGTCGACCACCCCGCCTGGGAGAAGCTGACCGAGGCGAACGCACACACGCTGCAGCCCACCGAGGAGCACTCCTACGATCTGGCCGGGTTCGAGGAGATCCTGTCGAACAAGCCGACCGAGGACAGCGTCCGGACACTGCACCGCGCCCTGTCGGTCGTCTCGTCGATCGGGTCGGTGTGCGAACTGCCCGCGGTCACGAAGTTCTTCAACGGCAACCCCCTGCTCGGCACCGTCGGCGGCGGGGTCGAGTCCTACGCCGGCCGCGCCGGCCGCAAGCGGTGGGCCGAGATCGAGAAGATCATCAACCGCGGCTGGGACGCCGTCATCGAGTCGATCGACGAGATCATCACCAAGCCCGACGTCGACGCCGCCGCGGTGGAGAAGGCCCAGGCCGAACTCGACGCGCCGGCCCCCGAGATCGAGGACGACGTCGTCATCGACGACATCGTCGACACCGAGGAGGAGGCCGACGAGCTGACCGCCGCCGCCGAGACCAAGGTGCTGGGCAGCGACGAGGACTTCTGGGCGCGCGTCGGCATCGACCCGGTCCGGATCATGACCAGCGGCGGCACGTTCTTCACGCTGCGCTGCTATCTCGACGACCGGCCGATCTTCCTCGGCCGCAACGGCCGCATCAGCGTGTTCGGCTCCGAGCGCGCACTGGCCCGCTACCTGGCCGACGAGCACGACCACGATCTGTCGGACCTGGCCACGTACGACGACATCCGCACGGCCGCCACCGACGGGTCGCTGCGCGTGGAGGTCACCGACGACAACATCTACGTGCTGTCCGGCATCGTCGACGACCTCGCCGAGGGTCCCGACGCACTCGACCACGACCAGCTCGAGCTGGCCGTCGAACTGCTGCGCGACATCGCCGACTACGCCGAGGACACCAGCGTGGCAGCCAAGCTCGAGAAGGACACCGCGCTGGGCCGGCTGATCTCCTTCGCGCTGGAGCCGGCCTCGGTGTCGCGGCCGAGCGCGCCGTATGCCGACGCCGTCACGCAGTGGGAGTCGCTGGAGCGCTTCGTCGAGTCCCGGCTGCGGTCCGAGTAG
- a CDS encoding succinate dehydrogenase hydrophobic membrane anchor subunit — protein sequence MPENPYDHISDRGGSAPVLQRSHDRPASLDNPRAPRRAGGMPNFEKYAWLFMRFSGLVLVFLALGHLFIMLMWDGGVYRIDFNYVAQRWASPFWQTWDLLLLWLAQLHGGNGMRTIIADYSRKDSTRFWLNTLLALSMAFTLVLGTYVLLTFDASIS from the coding sequence ATGCCCGAGAACCCTTACGACCACATCAGTGACCGCGGCGGCAGCGCGCCCGTGCTGCAGCGCAGCCACGACCGGCCGGCCAGCCTCGACAACCCCCGTGCGCCCCGTCGCGCCGGCGGGATGCCGAACTTCGAGAAGTACGCCTGGTTGTTCATGCGGTTCTCCGGGCTGGTGCTGGTCTTCCTGGCCCTCGGCCACCTGTTCATCATGCTGATGTGGGACGGCGGCGTGTACCGCATCGACTTCAACTACGTCGCGCAGCGGTGGGCCTCGCCGTTCTGGCAGACGTGGGACCTGCTGCTGCTGTGGCTGGCCCAGCTGCACGGCGGCAACGGCATGCGCACGATCATCGCCGACTACAGCCGCAAGGATTCCACCCGATTCTGGCTGAACACGCTGTTGGCGCTGTCGATGGCGTTCACGCTGGTGCTGGGCACCTACGTGCTGCTGACGTTCGACGCGTCCATCTCGTGA
- a CDS encoding 1-acyl-sn-glycerol-3-phosphate acyltransferase has product MAGRTSVVEKWDPKLTRRVVDVTRPFVKVYFRSEVTGLENIPTGPALMVANHSGGLATVDLSVFAVDYYRAWGYDRPLYALAHDNFFRGPVGDFLERTGVIRATERHAAEALAAGGLVLVFPGGDYDVFRPTWQENVVDFGGRTGYVTAAMGAGVPLVPEVSIGGQENQLYLTRGIRLASALRLKAFERRLFRTDILPITIGLPIGLSVVWPINMPLPTKIVTRVLPPIDIAAEFGDDPDVRRVDAHVRAVM; this is encoded by the coding sequence ATGGCCGGGAGAACATCGGTCGTCGAGAAGTGGGACCCGAAGTTGACCCGACGCGTCGTCGATGTGACGCGTCCGTTTGTCAAGGTCTATTTCCGTTCTGAGGTCACGGGATTGGAGAACATCCCGACCGGACCGGCTCTGATGGTGGCGAATCATTCGGGCGGGCTGGCGACCGTCGACCTCTCCGTGTTCGCGGTCGACTACTACCGCGCATGGGGATACGACCGGCCGCTGTACGCGCTGGCGCACGACAATTTCTTCCGGGGTCCGGTGGGCGACTTCCTCGAGCGCACCGGCGTCATCCGGGCCACCGAGCGACACGCCGCCGAGGCGCTCGCGGCGGGCGGCCTGGTCCTGGTGTTCCCCGGTGGCGACTATGACGTGTTCCGACCGACGTGGCAGGAGAACGTCGTCGATTTCGGCGGACGCACCGGCTACGTGACCGCGGCGATGGGAGCCGGAGTCCCGCTCGTCCCGGAGGTGTCCATCGGGGGACAGGAGAATCAGTTGTATCTGACCCGGGGTATCCGGCTTGCCTCCGCGCTGCGCCTGAAAGCCTTCGAGCGCAGGCTCTTCCGGACCGACATCCTCCCCATCACCATCGGTCTGCCAATCGGCCTCAGTGTGGTGTGGCCGATCAACATGCCGTTACCCACCAAGATCGTCACCCGCGTGCTGCCGCCGATCGACATCGCCGCCGAGTTCGGGGACGATCCCGACGTGCGGCGAGTCGACGCCCACGTGCGTGCGGTGATGTAG
- the sdhC gene encoding succinate dehydrogenase, cytochrome b556 subunit, with the protein MSTATSSESGIAAPRSKPSRRRTLYRGDPAMWSWVLHRISGASIFFFLFVHVTDTALVRVSPQAYNEIIETYKTPIIGLMEIGLVAAVLYHALNGIRVILIDFWSEGPRHQRKMLWVVAGVFIAVLIASVGVIGMHMAERFL; encoded by the coding sequence ATGAGTACGGCGACATCATCAGAATCCGGCATCGCGGCACCGCGGTCGAAGCCGTCCCGCCGGCGCACCCTGTACCGCGGCGATCCGGCGATGTGGTCCTGGGTGTTGCACCGTATCTCCGGCGCCTCGATCTTCTTCTTCCTGTTTGTCCACGTGACCGACACCGCGCTCGTGCGAGTCAGCCCGCAGGCCTACAACGAGATCATCGAGACCTACAAGACGCCGATCATCGGACTGATGGAGATCGGTCTCGTCGCGGCCGTGCTCTACCACGCGCTCAACGGCATCCGGGTCATCCTCATCGATTTCTGGTCCGAGGGCCCGCGCCATCAACGGAAGATGCTTTGGGTGGTGGCCGGCGTGTTCATCGCCGTCCTGATCGCCTCGGTGGGAGTCATCGGCATGCACATGGCGGAGAGGTTCCTGTAA
- a CDS encoding AMP-dependent synthetase/ligase translates to MARPGTADTSTINDHAQSVAVMFRDRVTVTPQAEAFRFPDNDGWTSVTWQQVDARVRAIAAGLIALGVAPEDRVGLASSTRYEWVLADFAVLCAGAATTTLYPTTHARDVAFIVADSGSRVVVAEDQSQVDKLLAHRAELPDVQKIVIMVGEGDGDLVITLDDVETLGRQLLATTPDAVERRIEAIRPDHLSSIIYTSGTTGRPKGVRLPHRAWTYTAVAIDALGILRADDVNFLWLPLAHAFGKVMLALPLLIGFPTAIDGRVDKIVDNLAVVHPTFMAAAPRIFEKAHARIQNMTVAEGGLKKRIFDWAVQVGIRASQAREDGRVVPPLLAIQHAVADRLVFSTIRDRFGGRLRFFVSAAAPLNREIARWFDAIGIIVLEGYGLTETAAASVINRPDAYRFGTVGLPFPGTEIKIADDGEILVRSPGMMTGYHNLPEATAEALDVDGWFSTGDIGAVDVDGFLRITDRKKDLFKTSQGKYVAPSATAAAFKAVCPYVSEMTVYGEERPYCVALVSLDSEAVMEWAALNGLEGKTFAEIAQHTATRELIGGYVDTLNEQLNRWEQIKRFAILDRELSVAAGDLTPSLKAKRNVIVKNFADTLAHLYD, encoded by the coding sequence GTGGCAAGGCCGGGCACAGCTGACACCAGCACGATCAACGACCACGCGCAGTCGGTCGCCGTGATGTTCCGCGACCGCGTCACCGTCACCCCGCAGGCCGAGGCGTTCCGCTTTCCCGACAACGACGGCTGGACGAGCGTCACCTGGCAGCAGGTGGATGCGCGAGTCCGCGCCATCGCCGCCGGTCTGATCGCCCTGGGGGTCGCCCCCGAGGACCGCGTCGGCCTCGCTTCGTCGACCCGCTACGAATGGGTGCTGGCCGATTTCGCGGTGCTCTGCGCCGGCGCGGCCACGACCACCCTGTATCCGACCACCCACGCCCGCGACGTCGCGTTCATCGTGGCCGATTCCGGGAGCCGCGTCGTCGTCGCCGAAGACCAGTCGCAGGTCGACAAGTTGCTCGCCCACCGCGCGGAGCTACCCGACGTGCAGAAGATCGTCATCATGGTCGGCGAGGGTGACGGCGACCTGGTGATCACGCTCGACGACGTCGAGACGCTCGGCAGGCAATTGCTCGCCACCACGCCCGACGCCGTCGAGCGCCGCATCGAGGCCATCCGTCCCGACCACCTGTCCAGCATCATCTACACCTCGGGAACTACGGGCCGGCCCAAGGGAGTGCGGCTCCCGCACCGGGCATGGACGTACACCGCCGTCGCCATCGACGCGCTGGGGATCCTGCGCGCCGACGACGTGAACTTCCTGTGGCTGCCGCTGGCCCACGCGTTCGGCAAGGTGATGCTCGCGTTGCCGTTGCTGATCGGCTTCCCGACGGCGATCGACGGTCGGGTCGACAAGATCGTCGACAATCTCGCGGTTGTGCACCCGACCTTCATGGCGGCCGCGCCGCGCATCTTCGAGAAGGCGCACGCCCGGATCCAGAACATGACGGTCGCGGAAGGCGGGCTCAAGAAGCGCATCTTCGACTGGGCGGTCCAGGTGGGGATCCGGGCGTCTCAGGCGAGGGAAGACGGCCGGGTCGTGCCGCCGCTGCTGGCGATCCAGCACGCCGTCGCCGACCGGCTGGTGTTCTCGACGATCCGCGACCGCTTCGGCGGCAGGCTGCGGTTCTTCGTCTCCGCCGCCGCGCCGCTGAACCGTGAGATCGCGCGCTGGTTCGACGCGATCGGCATCATCGTGCTCGAGGGGTACGGCCTGACCGAGACGGCCGCCGCGTCGGTCATCAACCGCCCCGATGCTTATCGCTTCGGCACCGTCGGGCTGCCCTTCCCCGGTACCGAGATCAAGATCGCCGACGACGGGGAGATCCTGGTGCGCAGCCCGGGGATGATGACGGGCTATCACAACCTGCCGGAGGCCACCGCGGAGGCGCTCGACGTGGACGGCTGGTTTTCCACCGGCGACATCGGCGCGGTCGACGTCGACGGCTTCCTGCGCATCACCGATCGGAAGAAGGACCTGTTCAAGACATCGCAGGGCAAGTACGTGGCCCCGTCGGCGACCGCCGCGGCGTTCAAGGCCGTCTGCCCCTACGTGAGCGAGATGACCGTTTACGGCGAGGAGCGGCCTTACTGCGTGGCGCTGGTGAGCCTGGACAGCGAGGCGGTTATGGAGTGGGCCGCGCTCAACGGTTTGGAGGGCAAGACCTTCGCGGAGATCGCGCAGCACACTGCGACGAGGGAGCTGATCGGCGGTTACGTCGACACGCTCAACGAGCAACTCAACCGCTGGGAGCAGATCAAGCGATTCGCAATCCTCGACCGCGAATTGTCGGTCGCAGCAGGCGATCTCACTCCCAGCCTGAAGGCCAAGCGCAACGTCATCGTGAAGAACTTCGCCGACACCCTCGCGCACCTCTATGACTGA
- a CDS encoding adenosine deaminase — protein sequence MTTPLTLQTIRQAPKALLHDHLDGGLRPQTVLELAEEHGYDQLPAHDVEELATFFRTAAHSGSLVRYLEPFAHTVGVMQTPDALHRVALECVEDLARDNVVYAEIRFAPELHIDGGLSLDAVVDAVLAGFADGEKAASAQGHTIVVRCLVTAMRHAARSREIAALAIRFRDKGVVGFDIAGAEAGYPPTRHLDAFEYMRSNNARFTIHAGEAFGLPSIHEAIAFCGADRLGHGVRIVDDITVDEDGTAHLGRLASLLRDKRIPFEMCPSSNVQTGAVGSIAEHPFDRLARLRFRVTVNTDNRLMSDTTMSLEMLRLVEAFGYGWSDLERFTINAMKSAFIAFDERLAIIDEVIKPRYAVLIG from the coding sequence ATGACGACACCGTTGACGTTGCAGACCATCCGGCAGGCGCCCAAGGCGCTGCTGCACGACCACCTCGACGGAGGTCTGCGCCCGCAGACGGTGCTCGAACTGGCCGAGGAGCACGGCTACGACCAGCTGCCGGCCCACGACGTCGAGGAGCTCGCGACGTTCTTCCGCACCGCCGCGCACAGCGGCTCGCTGGTGCGCTACCTCGAACCGTTCGCCCACACCGTCGGCGTCATGCAGACCCCCGACGCCCTGCACCGGGTGGCGCTGGAGTGTGTGGAGGACCTGGCCCGCGACAACGTCGTCTATGCCGAGATCCGGTTCGCCCCCGAGCTGCACATCGACGGGGGGCTGTCGCTGGACGCCGTCGTCGACGCGGTGCTCGCCGGGTTCGCCGACGGGGAGAAGGCGGCCTCGGCGCAGGGCCACACGATCGTGGTGCGCTGCCTGGTCACCGCGATGCGCCACGCCGCCCGGTCCCGGGAGATCGCGGCCCTGGCCATCCGGTTCCGCGACAAGGGCGTGGTGGGCTTCGACATCGCCGGCGCCGAGGCGGGCTACCCGCCCACCCGGCACCTCGACGCGTTCGAGTACATGCGAAGCAACAACGCGCGCTTCACCATTCACGCGGGCGAGGCGTTCGGGCTACCGTCGATCCACGAGGCGATCGCGTTCTGCGGCGCCGACCGGCTGGGCCACGGGGTCCGCATCGTCGACGACATCACCGTCGACGAGGACGGCACCGCGCACCTGGGCCGGCTGGCGTCGCTGCTGCGGGACAAGCGCATCCCGTTCGAGATGTGCCCGAGCTCGAACGTGCAGACCGGTGCGGTGGGCAGCATCGCCGAGCATCCGTTCGACCGGCTGGCCCGGCTGCGGTTCCGGGTCACCGTCAACACCGACAACCGGCTGATGAGCGACACCACGATGAGCCTGGAGATGCTGCGGCTGGTGGAGGCGTTCGGCTACGGCTGGAGCGACCTCGAACGGTTCACCATCAACGCCATGAAGTCGGCGTTCATCGCGTTCGACGAGCGGCTCGCGATCATCGACGAGGTGATCAAGCCGCGCTACGCCGTCCTGATCGGCTAG
- a CDS encoding adenylate/guanylate cyclase domain-containing protein: MDANAGGHGAVEALTVSCEACGAPLGVTAKFCSECGAAVARSAVSAEFKQITVLFADVVHSMDLAAEVGPERLREIMAELVDAAGSVVKRYGGTVDKFTGDGLMALFGAPVAFEDHAVRACLAALSLQEVAKRLAVEVRHRDNVDLELRVGLNSGQAIAGEIGSSSFGYTAIGDQVGIAQRMESVAPRGGVLISHSTARLVEHIAVLDDEELVRVKGRSVPIPACRLRAIRDPQRRLDRQETTLVGRQREVRALAAALDRAGGGSGGVVQIVGPAGVGKTRLVRETAAVASQRGFEIVATFCESHARDLPYYAATGLLRTLFGIAGMGPAAARLRVRRHLSHADEEDLMLLDDLLGIGGDDSSLDIDPDARRRRLIRLVSSAASMRTTPTVYVIEDAHWLDDASEWLFERLFLVLVQTKSLALLTFRPEYHGALRTSRATAALSLEPLDESDTTLLIREMLGSDPSVGGLGARIAERAAGNPFFAEEMVRDLAERRILDGRQGEYVCGEECEEFAVPATVQATIAARIDRLDSAAKRTLYAAAVIGSRFNADLLACVAAPTPVATLVDAELLEPVDISHYAFRHPLIRAVAYESQLHADRRLLHERVAAAIQQRDPSALEENAALIATHLEAAGNLRDAFAWYMRGAARLTNRDIAAARGLWLRARDVADRLPDDEPDRESMAIAPRVLLCGYLWCVAGTGLGASGLGDLRERCVAAGDQVSLVMGMSGVLVSMTLNHQLHDFHPLAADYIALLDSIGDTAMIVGLLNIVTHGAFEAGESVRTMQLAERVIALADNDAGLGSFFFESPLAWAIALRGLARCSLGMVEWRDDLRAALEMGRKAGGMTQAAIVTYGYGIVLVNGVAVADASVTEHTAEALRAAEQSGNEVSLAWAQVIHGVASVRMHGRDHRPGMELLIDGRRKAVEHGDLLVAATADIQLAECAMLGGDVDGAIDRAATVVKHLSDRGKMSCSGPATTVLVEALLQRGSPGDLRDAQAAVDGLAARITDPGYVFNELPLLRMRALLARAVGDVAAYRGHRDRYRTMSVALGFEGHIARAQAMS; encoded by the coding sequence GTGGACGCAAACGCGGGCGGCCACGGCGCTGTCGAGGCGCTGACGGTGTCCTGTGAAGCGTGCGGCGCGCCGTTGGGCGTGACCGCCAAGTTCTGCAGCGAGTGCGGCGCCGCGGTTGCGCGCAGCGCCGTGTCGGCGGAGTTCAAGCAGATCACGGTGTTGTTCGCCGATGTGGTGCACTCGATGGACCTCGCCGCGGAAGTCGGCCCTGAGCGACTCCGCGAGATCATGGCGGAACTGGTCGACGCGGCGGGATCTGTCGTGAAGCGCTACGGCGGCACCGTGGACAAGTTCACCGGAGACGGTCTCATGGCGTTGTTCGGCGCTCCCGTGGCCTTCGAGGATCATGCTGTGCGCGCCTGCCTGGCGGCTTTGTCCCTGCAGGAGGTGGCGAAGCGTCTCGCCGTGGAGGTCCGGCACCGCGACAATGTCGATCTCGAGCTCCGAGTGGGGCTCAACTCCGGGCAGGCGATCGCCGGTGAGATCGGTTCCAGCTCCTTCGGGTACACGGCCATCGGCGATCAGGTGGGCATCGCGCAGCGGATGGAGTCGGTTGCTCCACGGGGCGGGGTGCTGATCAGCCATTCCACTGCGCGATTGGTCGAGCACATTGCCGTGCTGGACGACGAGGAACTGGTACGTGTCAAAGGGCGCAGTGTTCCGATCCCCGCGTGCCGACTGCGGGCGATCCGAGATCCACAGCGCAGGCTCGACCGGCAGGAGACGACGCTGGTTGGGCGTCAGCGAGAAGTCCGTGCGCTGGCTGCGGCCCTCGACAGGGCAGGCGGCGGCAGCGGCGGAGTCGTGCAGATCGTCGGGCCGGCCGGCGTGGGCAAAACCCGGCTCGTTCGCGAAACCGCCGCGGTCGCGAGCCAGCGTGGCTTCGAGATCGTCGCGACGTTCTGTGAGTCTCATGCTCGCGACCTGCCGTACTACGCGGCCACTGGCCTGCTGAGGACACTGTTCGGCATCGCCGGGATGGGCCCTGCTGCCGCGAGGCTGCGTGTTCGGCGCCACCTGTCCCACGCCGACGAGGAAGACCTGATGCTTCTCGACGACCTGCTCGGCATCGGCGGCGATGACTCCTCCCTGGACATCGATCCGGATGCCCGTCGGCGGCGGCTGATCCGCTTGGTCAGTTCTGCGGCGTCGATGCGTACAACGCCGACGGTGTACGTCATCGAAGACGCCCATTGGCTCGACGACGCAAGCGAGTGGCTGTTCGAACGTCTCTTCCTCGTCTTGGTGCAAACGAAATCGCTTGCACTGCTGACCTTTCGACCCGAGTATCACGGAGCCCTCCGAACATCCCGCGCCACGGCGGCGTTGTCGTTGGAACCCCTTGACGAGTCGGACACCACACTGCTCATCAGGGAGATGCTGGGTTCTGATCCCTCGGTGGGAGGTCTGGGTGCGCGGATAGCCGAGAGGGCGGCAGGTAATCCCTTCTTCGCCGAAGAGATGGTGCGTGACCTGGCGGAACGTCGCATCCTCGACGGCAGGCAAGGAGAGTATGTGTGCGGAGAGGAGTGCGAGGAGTTCGCCGTACCGGCGACCGTCCAAGCCACCATCGCCGCGCGTATCGATCGTCTCGATTCGGCGGCGAAGCGCACGTTGTATGCGGCCGCGGTGATCGGTTCGAGATTCAACGCCGATCTCCTGGCGTGTGTCGCCGCGCCGACGCCGGTCGCGACGCTCGTCGACGCCGAGCTTCTGGAACCGGTCGACATATCCCACTACGCCTTTCGCCACCCGCTGATCCGCGCAGTCGCCTATGAGTCACAGCTGCATGCGGATCGCCGGCTTCTCCACGAACGGGTCGCGGCGGCGATACAGCAGCGCGATCCGTCGGCGCTCGAGGAGAATGCGGCCCTGATCGCCACCCACCTCGAGGCTGCAGGCAATCTACGAGATGCGTTCGCGTGGTACATGCGGGGAGCCGCTCGGCTGACGAACCGCGACATCGCTGCGGCGCGCGGTTTGTGGCTGCGCGCTCGCGATGTCGCTGACAGACTGCCGGACGACGAGCCCGATCGTGAGTCGATGGCTATCGCGCCCCGCGTGTTGTTGTGTGGCTACCTCTGGTGTGTCGCGGGGACAGGTCTCGGCGCGAGCGGTCTCGGCGACTTGCGGGAGCGATGTGTCGCTGCAGGAGACCAAGTGTCTCTGGTCATGGGGATGTCCGGCGTCCTCGTATCGATGACGCTCAATCATCAGCTGCACGACTTCCATCCGCTCGCAGCGGATTACATTGCCCTCCTCGATTCGATCGGCGACACAGCCATGATCGTCGGCCTGCTCAATATCGTGACCCACGGAGCCTTTGAGGCGGGCGAGTCGGTCAGGACGATGCAACTGGCCGAGCGGGTGATCGCGCTGGCCGACAACGATGCGGGGTTGGGCAGCTTCTTCTTCGAATCGCCCTTGGCATGGGCAATCGCGCTGCGGGGACTGGCTCGTTGCAGCCTGGGGATGGTCGAGTGGCGGGACGACCTGCGCGCTGCGCTCGAGATGGGCCGAAAAGCGGGCGGTATGACGCAGGCCGCCATCGTGACGTACGGCTACGGGATCGTCCTGGTGAACGGCGTCGCGGTCGCAGATGCCTCCGTGACCGAGCACACCGCCGAAGCGTTGCGAGCCGCTGAACAATCCGGCAACGAGGTCTCCCTGGCCTGGGCACAGGTCATTCACGGTGTCGCGTCGGTGCGCATGCACGGGCGAGATCACCGGCCGGGCATGGAACTTCTCATCGATGGCCGTCGGAAGGCGGTCGAGCACGGCGACCTGCTGGTGGCCGCCACCGCCGACATCCAGTTGGCTGAGTGCGCCATGCTCGGCGGAGATGTCGACGGGGCGATCGATCGTGCTGCGACGGTGGTCAAGCACTTGTCGGATCGAGGGAAGATGAGCTGCAGCGGACCGGCGACGACGGTGTTGGTGGAAGCCCTACTTCAGCGTGGATCTCCGGGGGATCTGCGCGACGCACAAGCCGCGGTCGACGGGTTGGCCGCTCGGATAACCGATCCGGGCTACGTGTTCAACGAACTTCCACTCTTGCGTATGCGCGCGCTGCTGGCTCGGGCAGTCGGTGACGTCGCTGCCTACCGTGGCCATCGCGACCGCTACAGAACGATGTCGGTTGCGCTCGGTTTCGAGGGACATATCGCTAGGGCACAGGCCATGTCATGA
- a CDS encoding cytidine deaminase, protein MTFEIDWDMLRRNAIDVSRHAYAPYSRFPVGAAALADDYRLVTGCNVENVSYGLGLCAECAVVCALVSGGGGRLVALSCVGPDGELLMPCGRCRQVLLEHGGPDMLVDHPAGPRRLRQLLPDAFGPDDLARTAPGGETS, encoded by the coding sequence GTGACCTTCGAAATCGACTGGGACATGTTGCGGCGCAACGCAATCGATGTCTCACGCCACGCCTACGCGCCGTACTCGCGGTTTCCGGTCGGAGCGGCCGCGCTGGCCGACGATTACCGATTGGTGACCGGATGCAATGTGGAAAATGTCTCATATGGCCTGGGTCTCTGCGCGGAGTGCGCAGTGGTCTGCGCCCTGGTCTCTGGGGGCGGTGGACGACTGGTCGCACTGTCGTGCGTGGGGCCTGACGGCGAGCTGCTGATGCCGTGTGGCCGGTGCCGCCAGGTGCTCCTCGAGCACGGTGGACCGGACATGCTCGTCGACCACCCGGCGGGGCCCCGGCGGCTGCGGCAGCTGCTGCCCGACGCGTTCGGTCCCGACGATCTCGCCCGCACCGCTCCCGGCGGGGAAACATCGTGA
- a CDS encoding thymidine phosphorylase has protein sequence MTQNTFDAHLDAPSVIRTKRDGGALSDGAIDWVIDAYTHDRVTDGQMAALLMAIFLRGMSGHEIARWTAAMVASGERFDFSDVGRPTVDKHSTGGVGDKITIPLVPVVMACGGAVPQAAGRGLGHTGGTLDKLESIAGFTAEITKSQIRQQLRELGAAIFAAGELAPADRKIYALRDVTGTTESLPLIASSVMSKKIAEGAAALVLDTKVGSGAFLATEAEARELARTMVDLGREHGLTTRALLTDMEVPLGRTVGNAVEVAESLEVLGGGGPDDVVALTVALAREMCDAAGLDAVDPAQTLRDGTAMDRFRALIAAQGGDPAAPLPIGAHSETVTAPRGGTMGDIDAMAVGLAVWRLGAGRSAPGERVQSGAGMRIHRRPGEPVAAGEALFTLYSDTPERFAAALSELDGAWSVGDQAPPTRPLIIDRIT, from the coding sequence GTGACCCAGAACACCTTCGACGCGCACCTCGATGCTCCGTCGGTCATCCGGACCAAGCGTGACGGCGGGGCGCTCTCCGACGGCGCGATCGACTGGGTGATCGACGCCTACACCCACGACCGGGTGACCGACGGTCAGATGGCGGCGCTGCTGATGGCGATCTTCCTGCGCGGGATGTCCGGGCACGAGATCGCCCGCTGGACCGCGGCCATGGTCGCGTCGGGGGAGCGGTTCGACTTCTCCGACGTGGGCCGCCCGACCGTCGACAAACACTCGACCGGCGGTGTCGGAGACAAGATCACGATCCCGCTGGTGCCCGTGGTTATGGCGTGCGGCGGCGCCGTCCCGCAGGCCGCCGGCCGCGGCCTCGGCCACACCGGCGGCACCCTGGACAAGCTCGAGTCCATCGCCGGCTTCACCGCCGAGATCACCAAATCGCAGATCCGCCAACAACTTCGCGAGCTCGGGGCGGCCATCTTCGCCGCCGGTGAACTGGCTCCGGCCGACCGCAAGATCTACGCGCTGCGCGACGTCACCGGCACCACCGAGTCGCTGCCCCTGATCGCCAGCTCGGTGATGAGCAAGAAGATCGCCGAGGGTGCGGCGGCGCTGGTGCTCGACACCAAGGTGGGCTCGGGGGCGTTCCTGGCGACCGAGGCCGAGGCCCGTGAGCTGGCCCGCACCATGGTCGATCTCGGCCGCGAGCACGGGCTGACGACCCGTGCCCTGCTGACCGACATGGAGGTGCCGCTCGGGCGCACGGTCGGCAACGCCGTCGAGGTCGCCGAGTCGCTCGAGGTGCTCGGCGGCGGCGGCCCGGACGACGTCGTCGCGCTGACGGTGGCGCTGGCTCGGGAGATGTGCGACGCGGCGGGGCTCGACGCTGTCGACCCGGCCCAGACCCTGCGCGACGGCACCGCGATGGACCGGTTCCGGGCGCTGATCGCCGCCCAGGGTGGCGACCCCGCGGCGCCGTTGCCGATCGGTGCCCACAGCGAGACCGTCACGGCGCCGCGCGGTGGCACGATGGGAGACATCGACGCGATGGCCGTGGGACTGGCGGTGTGGCGGCTCGGGGCGGGCCGCTCGGCTCCGGGTGAGCGCGTGCAGTCCGGCGCCGGGATGCGCATCCACCGCAGGCCCGGTGAACCCGTCGCCGCCGGCGAGGCGCTGTTCACGCTCTACAGCGACACGCCCGAGCGCTTCGCCGCGGCGCTGTCCGAACTCGACGGCGCCTGGAGCGTGGGAGACCAGGCGCCTCCGACGCGGCCGCTGATCATCGACCGGATCACGTGA